One stretch of Zingiber officinale cultivar Zhangliang chromosome 6B, Zo_v1.1, whole genome shotgun sequence DNA includes these proteins:
- the LOC121991462 gene encoding uncharacterized protein LOC121991462, translating into MNKECSNCISSDKRYVRQRAQSSSGKIQRRRYLNGDREVGHARLFNDYFSDDPIYPNDIFRRRFRMQKELFLRIVDAVKNHSEYFQWKVDAAGKKGLSPLQKCTATIRQLAYGVSADHYDEYLRITETTVIQCLFNFCRCIIEVFGA; encoded by the coding sequence ATGAACAAAGAATGCTCCAACTGTATCAGCAGCGACAAACGGTACGTACGTCAAAGAGCTCAAAGTTCTTCTGGTAAAATACAGAGGAGAAGGTATTTGAATGGAGATCGTGAAGTTGGGCATGCTCGTCTTTTCAATGATTACTTTTCTGATGATCCGATATATCCTAATGACATATTTCGACGTCGATTTCGAATGCAAAAAGAGTTATTCCTTCGTATAGTTGATGCCGTGAAAAATCATTCCGAATATTTTCAATGGAAGGTCGATGCAGCAGGGAAAAAAGGTTTGTCACCACTTCAGAAATGCACAGCGACTATTCGTCAATTAGCGTATGGAGTCTCTGCTGATCATTATGATGAGTATCTACGGATTACTGAAACAACTGTCATCCAATGTTTATTCAACTTTTGTCGATGTATAATTGAAGTGTTCGGGGCCTAA
- the LOC121991463 gene encoding transcription factor LRL3-like yields MHGYDGTCIRSSHVNEVAVGDCNTTFKSAMPPDSLTISTSIERDYFTDLPSFPPPLSDALSVSDTWHSNVSSFMKQENLLGIGFQGAECEGDILNGTCLESVATGLLDPTDNVDSQGPIFPYFSSEEEINLTAETLQPPKDENKMNNVYPSPFPSGETGSSRTTGMVSSSQSSLQINATTNGCSVAAMKPRTRARRGQATDPRSIAERVRGLSSAVTDKASMLDEIIDYVKFLQLQVKVLSMSRLKAVFPLLTDAQDEGSGTLFIPSPEEALNLSDSDNNLTFEQEVVKLMETNVTAAMQYLEDKGLSLMQIALVAAISNQKGSSSVTCGAISS; encoded by the exons ATGCATGGGTATGATGGGACTTGCATTAGAAGTTCTCATGTAAATGAGGTTGCTGTCGGCGACTGTAACACAACGTTCAAATCTGCAATGCCGCCTGATTCACTGACCATTTCTACTTCCATCGAGAGGGACTACTTCACGGATTTGCCCTCTTTTCCCCCACCTCTTTCAGATGCCCTATCGGTTTCTGATACATGGCACTCCAATGTTTCTTCTTTTATGAAACAAGAGAATTTACTTGGCATTGGATTTCAAGGTGCAGAATGTGAAGGCGATATTTTGAACGGAACGTGTTTGGAGAGTGTTGCCACTGGACTTCTAGATCCAACA GATAATGTAGATTCTCAGGGTCCAATTTTCCCTTATTTTTCTTCCGAGGAAGAGATAAATTTGACTGCCGAAACTTTGCAACCTCCAAAG GATGAAAATAAGATGAATAATGTCTATCCATCGCCTTTTCCTAGTGGAGAAACAGGATCAAGCAGGACGACTGGAATG GTTTCTAGTTCTCAATCGTCTCTACAAATCAATGCTACTACCAATGGTTGCAGTGTAGCTGCTATGAAGCCGCGAACGAGAGCAAGGCGCGGCCAGGCAACTGATCCTCGTAGCATTGCAGAAAGAGTACGTGGTCTTTCTTCTGCTGTG ACTGATAAAGCCTCAATGCTTGATGAAATCATTGACTATGTCAAATTCTTACAACTGCAAGTCAAG GTTCTAAGCATGAGCAGGCTAAAAGCAGTCTTTCCTCTACTAACAGATGCCCAAGATGAG GGCTCTGGTACCCTATTCATACCATCCCCAGAGGAAGCACTAAATCTATCTGACTCAGACAACAATCTAACCTTTGAGCAAGAAGTAGTGAAACTCATGGAAACAAATGTTACTGCTGCCATGCAGTACCTTGAAGATAAAGGCCTCAGCCTCATGCAGATTGCTCTGGTTGCGGCAATCTCAAACCAGAAAGGCTCCTCCAGTGTGACCTGTGGAGCAATCTCCTCTTAG
- the LOC121989247 gene encoding transcription termination factor MTERF4, chloroplastic-like — MNLVLRRKLPSFSAYLFLIPAPIHHADSAIGDSFAAERRFYSTVLEKKSSPSSSDASKFPEYQLPSVTWGVVQGRKERLVSRVIISDYLKSLGIVPDELADLELPSTVEVMRERVEFLTRLGLSIDDLNAYPLVLGCSVRKNIIPVLGYLEKLGIPRARLGDFVRAYPQALHASIVVELVPVVKCLRGLDVERYDIPYVLQRYPELLAFKPEGTMSTSVAYLVSIGVCPRDIGPMVTQFPFLLGMRVGTTIKPLVEYLISLGINKQILARMLEKRPYILGYDLEETIKPNVDTLLSFGVHRELLPSVIAQFPQIIGLPLKAKLSKQQYFFNLKLRIDPDGFARVVEKMPQIVSLQQNVILKPVEFLRGRAFSDEAIAKMIIKCPQVLACQVGLMKNSYYYFKSEMKRPMEELFGFPEYFTYSLESRIKPRYQKLANKGIRCSLDWLLNCSDKRFEERLQGDYIEADVPGPSFIMGGKLEMPGSQLVSEEEDDSDVEVLYRRTISL, encoded by the coding sequence ATGAATCTTGTGCTCCGGCGAAAGCTGCCGTCTTTCTCCGCCTATCTCTTCCTTATTCCGGCCCCAATCCATCATGCTGATTCGGCGATCGGAGACTCCTTCGCGGCCGAACGCCGCTTCTACTCCACGGTGCTGGAGAAGAAGAGCTCCCCTTCCTCCTCCGACGCCTCCAAGTTCCCCGAGTACCAGCTTCCGTCAGTGACCTGGGGCGTCGTCCAAGGCCGCAAGGAGCGCCTCGTTTCCCGCGTCATCATCTCCGACTACCTCAAGTCCCTCGGCATCGTCCCCGACGAACTCGCTGACCTCGAGCTCCCTTCCACTGTCGAGGTCATGCGCGAGCGCGTCGAGTTCCTTACTCGCCTCGGCTTATCCATTGATGACCTCAACGCCTACCCACTCGTCCTCGGCTGCAGCGTCCGCAAGAACATTATCCCCGTGCTCGGCTACCTCGAGAAGCTCGGCATCCCCCGTGCTCGCCTCGGTGATTTCGTCCGCGCTTATCCGCAGGCCCTCCATGCCAGCATTGTCGTCGAGCTTGTCCCCGTCGTCAAGTGCCTCCGAGGCCTCGACGTCGAGCGCTATGACATCCCCTACGTCCTCCAGCGATACCCGGAGCTACTAGCATTCAAGCCTGAGGGAACCATGAGCACCTCCGTTGCATACCTCGTGAGCATTGGCGTCTGCCCCAGGGACATCGGTCCCATGGTCACCCAATTCCCTTTCCTCCTTGGCATGCGCGTTGGCACTACCATCAAGCCCCTCGTCGAGTACTTGATCTCGCTCGGTATCAACAAGCAGATCCTCGCTCGAATGCTTGAGAAGCGACCCTACATCCTCGGATACGATCTGGAGGAGACGATCAAACCCAATGTGGACACTCTTTTGAGCTTCGGTGTGCACAGGGAGCTCCTTCCATCAGTCATTGCTCAATTCCCTCAGATTATTGGACTGCCCCTTAAAGCCAAGCTCTCGAAGCAACAGTACTTCTTCAACTTGAAGCTGAGAATTGATCCCGACGGGTTTGCTCGGGTGGTTGAGAAGATGCCTCAAATTGTAAGCCTCCAGCAAAATGTGATCTTGAAACCTGTGGAATTCTTACGAGGCCGTGCCTTCTCTGATGAAGCTATTGCAAAAATGATCATCAAGTGCCCTCAGGTTCTCGCTTGTCAGGTCGGGCTCATGAAGAACAGTTACTATTACTTCAAGAGCGAGATGAAGCGGCCTATGGAGGAGCTGTTTGGTTTCCCGGAATATTTCACCTACAGCCTAGAATCACGAATTAAGCCTAGATACCAGAAGCTTGCAAATAAAGGAATCAGGTGTAGTCTAGATTGGTTACTGAATTGTAGTGATAAGAGGTTTGAGGAGAGGTTGCAAGGGGATTATATCGAAGCAGATGTACCAGGGCCTTCTTTTATTATGGGTGGAAAATTAGAGATGCCAGGAAGCCAATTGGTTTCAGAGGAAGAGGATGACAGTGATGTCGAAGTGCTTTACCGGCGTACCATTTCACTTTAG
- the LOC121990588 gene encoding pectinesterase-like → MPWLRALLVAFCFLHLAAGEATSPAVSPASACKSSFYPKLCLALLWPLRRTPSNQYEYGKYSVRQALRHARRTAALLDRYLSGGRGAGGGGALEDCRALAGLSAEYLAEVQAELGPSRGRPEASANGRVRALMSAVVTNQQTCYDGLLASLNGGFPELQRALDDGAQLYGVSLGLVTTALGRSSSGFNAGPSSSIGPSSPVPVSSPSTPGRSLVEELSQMVPVRLSESPGVKVFQDGKGDFTTVSEAVAFAPNDTAAAVAGYFAVYVSEGVYRENVIVPANKRNLILIGAGINRTVITSNHSVGDGWTTFNSATFAVNGERFIAVGITFENTAGPAKYQAVAVRNSADLSIFYRCSFVGYQDTLYVHTLRQFYRDCDVYGTVDFIFGNAAAVFQNCNLYARRPLPGQSNVVTAQGRTMPEQATGISIHNCTVRATPEISRGAAKTFLGRPWKAYSRTVVMQSFIDAAVDPAGWLEWTGGFALDTLYYGEFRNYGPGATTGGRVKWPGFSLMSAMDACNFTLYNFTTTDTWLSSTSIPYNSGLF, encoded by the exons ATGCCGTGGCTTAGAGCTCTTCTAGTAGCGTTTTGCTTCTTGCACTTGGCCGCCGGGGAAGCCACCTCGCCTGCGGTGTCTCCGGCGTCGGCGTGCAAGTCGTCCTTTTATCCAAAGCTCTGTCTCGCCCTCTTGTGGCCGTTGAGGCGCACGCCGTCGAACCAGTACGAGTACGGCAAGTACTCAGTCAGGCAGGCGCTCCGGCATGCGCGCCGCACCGCCGCCCTCCTCGACCGCTACCTCTCCGGCGGGCGCGGCGCCGGAGGCGGCGGGGCTCTCGAGGACTGCCGCGCACTGGCCGGGCTGAGCGCGGAGTACCTGGCCGAGGTGCAGGCGGAGCTGGGGCCGAGCCGCGGCCGGCCGGAGGCGTCCGCGAACGGGCGGGTCCGCGCGCTGATGAGCGCCGTGGTGACCAACCAGCAGACATGCTACGACGGGTTACTGGCGTCCCTGAACGGCGGATTCCCGGAGCTGCAGCGAGCGCTCGACGACGGCGCGCAGCTCTACGGTGTCTCCCTCGGGCTAGTCACCACCGCATTGGGGCGGAGCTCCTCCGGATTCAACGCAG GACCGTCGTCTTCCATTGGTCCAAGTTCGCCTGTGCCGGTTTCTTCTCCGTCTACGCCCGGGAGGAGCCTTGTGGAAGAGCTCAGCCAGATGGTTCCGGTGAGGCTCTCCGAGTCTCCTGGAGTGAAGGTATTCCAAGATGGGAAAGGAGACTTCACGACCGTCTCCGAGGCTGTGGCTTTCGCCCCCAACGACACCGCTGCAGCCGTTGCTGGCTACTTTGCCGTCTACGTAAGCGAAGGCGTTTACCGTGAGAATGTCATCGTGCCGGCGAATAAGCGGAACCTAATCTTAATCGGAGCAGGAATCAATCGGACGGTCATCACATCGAATCACAGCGTCGGCGACGGATGGACGACCTTCAATTCCGCCACATTCG CGGTGAACGGGGAGCGGTTCATCGCCGTAGGAATCACGTTCGAGAACACGGCGGGGCCGGCGAAGTACCAGGCGGTGGCAGTACGTAACAGCGCCGACCTCTCCATCTTCTACCGCTGCAGCTTCGTGGGGTACCAGGACACACTATACGTGCACACGCTCCGGCAGTTCTACCGCGACTGCGACGTCTACGGCACCGTCGACTTCATCTTCGGTAACGCCGCCGCCGTCTTCCAGAACTGCAACCTCTACGCGCGCCGCCCTCTGCCAGGGCAGTCGAACGTGGTGACGGCGCAGGGGCGCACCATGCCGGAGCAGGCAACCGGGATCTCCATCCACAACTGCACGGTGCGCGCCACCCCGGAGATCAGCCGCGGTGCCGCCAAAACCTTCCTCGGTCGGCCGTGGAAGGCGTACTCGCGCACGGTGGTGATGCAGTCGTTCATCGACGCAGCGGTGGATCCGGCGGGGTGGCTCGAGTGGACCGGGGGATTCGCGCTCGACACGCTCTACTACGGCGAGTTCCGTAACTACGGGCCGGGAGCCACCACCGGCGGCCGGGTGAAGTGGCCGGGCTTCAGTTTGATGAGCGCTATGGACGCCTGCAACTTTACTCTCTATAACTTCACCACCACCGACACGTGGCTGTCGTCCACCTCGATTCCCTACAACAGTGGACTGTTCTAG